The Balearica regulorum gibbericeps isolate bBalReg1 chromosome 5, bBalReg1.pri, whole genome shotgun sequence genomic interval TGCTACTTCATCAGGTTCGAGGCCAATGGTGCTAAGAAGTTGGGATGGAAGATGGCAGCACAATGCAGGTGACTGTTTGGTTCACTTGCAAGGAACGGTCCCCAATTCTTTCCCCAAAcgcagcaggcagcctgcctcACCTCCTGCCCCAGTCTGTGTCCCTGGGCAGCCCAAGAAGCCCTcatcctctgctccctgcccatctctctgctccttccctgggtGATTTctgccacacacacaccaaGCACGGCCCCCGTCCTATACCTCAGATCCCACCAAGGGTCCTGTCCATGTAGCTCAGGCCCAACCCACCATGAGATGCGTCAGACATGGacactgcctttgctttctctagCAGGTTTTACTGCACAGAGGGGGTTGGTTATGATTTCTGCTGGGCCTGAAATAGTGCTCAGAGGTCCCTTTAACAAGTTGTGTACTTCTTTTTAATGGCAAGACTTGCCTGCCGGCAACCATTAGCTCTCTTCACCATTTAAAAGAATCAAATTCAGCTTATACCACGTCTGAACTTGGCTTAGGCAGAAGTTTTTCTGCCAGTACCTCACTGTTTTCAACTCCAGTCAGCATTGGTTTGAAGTCATTACTGTctggtggttggggtttttttggtggtgtatGCATCCTAAATGAGCTTTGTGGTCTCCCCACTTCAAAAGCCTCTCTGCTCTCACCCCTCTTTACTGGCTGTCCTCTAGCAAGACAAAAGACCAAAGGGTATAAACTATCTCAGCAGCATCCCAGGTCCATGCAGCACGTGGGGATGCAGCCTGAGGGACAGTCATCTGGGCTGCCGGAGAGGGGCTTTGGGGGAATCAGGCAAGACAGTGAGTACAGAGCCATGCCAGGGCGCACCGAGACCCGGCCCCCATCCTTGCCTCCATTCACATTGGACCCAAGCACAGTGCACGCTGCAAATTTCAAGCTGCTTAAAGCACGTTTCACGTTCTCCATTGCCCGGTCTGCTTTGGTGCCAGGTGTCTCCCAGGCAAGGAGAAGCAGTGATGGGGGCCGGCCGGCCAGTGCAGAGCCTCCTCGGCAGGGAATCGCGTGCAGGAGCTTCACCGAGGAGAGCAACCGCTTCCACTGACACCAGTTGGCTTCCCTTTGATATATAGGCAAGCCCATGCTGAAGGCAGGCTGGTGTCAGGGGCGTGTGAGCCAGCAGCCTGTGAGGAGGGCTTTGCAAGTCTTGTGCTGGTAACAGGGTGATGTATTTATTAATACTctaaattagatttttatttacctAGTGGGTTTCacctgtttctttctgtgtgtaGCTATGCTAAAGGGATTGTAGCTCCTTTGTGGAACCTTGAAGGAATTTTGTCTGTAAAAGCgggaaatggagagaaagagaaaatgtgttATGGTATTGCAATACTTCCTCCTAGTATTTAatattgtgacttttttttttttaaatcttgaagTGCTTCACTCAAAGGAAAGATACTAGCTGTGTTATAAAAGTGTCAACATTTCACTTACAAATTGGTCATTCTTTTGGCAGTGTCTTTAAGAGAGAACTCCCCTTGGGGCTATCATGCCTCTCTctggtttttcttccccttaaaaaaaaaccaaaaccaaacaaaaacaaacaacttaaAAAGCAAGCACAATTTACTGGGTCTGGTGACTGGCTAACTATTGTACTGCAGGCTTTAAGTGGTGGGGGTGTGGCCAGGAGATGAAAGAAGATCAAGAGGGAAGAGAACTGAGgcttctccagcagcaaggTGGATGCCCATAGGTCAAAGCTTGAAGTGCTGCCCTGGTCCCTGCAGCTAAACAATTGTCTTATGAGaagtttctccttttctgctgttcaCACGTCTGATCTGACTAACATCTACTCACAAACAGAAGCATTTATAGAGTTCAGAGTGGGTTACAGCCTAATACTTTGTCATTTATCTGTGCTTTTTGCTCTGATTTAATGCATTATACCTTCTACAACTGACTGCTTTCCTGCacttgtttctctgtttcatttccaTGTTCCTCTACgtgactgtttttcttctctgttgtaAAACAACACTGATAACTTGGGCAGATataaaatgtctgtcttgtcttGGGTTTTTCTTGCTCATTGTGTGTGAATGCTGGTGAATCCAGCTGGCTGGGATGTATATGAGAACATCTCTCCTGCTTCACCTGTAGCCCAGCCATGCTAGGACTTATGTGGGACACTTATTCTTCTGCCACCTTGTGCCCTGGGACAAAAGAGAGGTGACAACAGGAGTGAGGGGGCAGGCAAcactctgcagaaaatatttatttatgctgATACCAACAATGATCTCTGCCTGATCATAGTCTCACTCAAAACCAGGGCAGAATCcccatttaaaatacagcaggaaTGACACGCTGTTTTCCCCTAGCTAAGCTAAGGGTGCTGATGTTCCCCTTCAATTTTCGCCTCTTGATGATGGTGACAGCAGAGGTCAGGAAAGCAGACCCTCTTACTGGGAGTGCCTTAGCCATGCCATTCCTCCTGCTCCTGTACTAGCTTTAGCCTCTTCCTCAGCAGATCTTTATTATGGGGAAAATAATGGATGGaagaaattacttaaataaaatagaaaagactgAGGACTGTAAGTGTAAAACCTCTCCATGTCCTCACTCAGctacaggagcagcagctcacTTCTCAAAAGCACAAGCCCCAGGGATCAGCTTGAGAAAACCTGTGGTGAGGTCCCAAGGGATGCTCTGAAAGCACCTGGCAGAGCTCCTCCATTCCTGGGAACCAAGGTGCACACAGAGCTCGAATGGAGCTAGGGGTTCGTGGTGTCCCCAGGATTTTTAAGTTATTTGTTATACTGACCAATAGTCTCTCAGGGGTGCAACATTAAGTTGTGATTACAGCTGGTGCTGCTTTAGTATTGTTAGTCCCATTACCCCCATGTATACCTTTGGCTAATGCTTTGTTGATAGTAGtttctcagaagaaaaccaaacccttgTTGGCCGATGCCCAAACTGGGCAAAGCCAGGCCAGCTCTGCCCGCCATTGACTGTGCAAGGGGCTGCCTTTCTCTTGGCTATGCATGCTTCCAGGCTCCTGGCCCACCTCCAGTCCAGAtaagaaatgactgaaaatgttACTGTTAGCTAGCTATTCTGTGACCTGCATGAAAAGTGTGAAATGACCTCAGGACTAAGCACACAGCCATCTGCCCACAAACCATGGCAGGCAAAAAGCCTTGCCACACAGACCGAAGGCTGGCAAGACAAGTATTTTCCTGGTGGCTGCTCCCCACAGATGGGAAGGGAGGCAGAAGCAAGCTGATATGCAGTAGCTAGCTTTGCTGCCTGCCGTGCCTGGTCTGTAACAAGATCTTTACGAGGTGTTAATGTAAAAGTGAGTTGTTATAAATTGAAACCAACCATTGGCTGTTCTCTGCAGTAGGATATGTGGTAAAGCTGGTATTTGCTGGTGATATCATGCGGTGGTAGGAACAGGAGAAAGCTCTCTCCATTGGATTCTTACTGCTTAATGTGCTCTGAGGCAGGGATCTCCTGGAGACCCCCGTGGTGCCGCAGCTCTGCTGCGGCTACCTGCCCTGCAAGAAGGATGAGTGATGCCATCCTGCTGTGGAGATGCTGTTGGGTACCCTCGTGCCCGCTTCCTAGTGCTTCTTGTGCACAAACCTTCAAGCAGGCTGCATAGCTCTTTcctacaaaattactttttaagtCACATGTGAAGAAATTTGGAAGGAGTGTAGCCATGGAGCTGAACCTGAGGTTGCCCATGAGGGGTGACAGCATCATTTAAACACTAGAGTACGATAATGCATGGTGCATTGCAAGGAACTATTTTTACCATGTACTGGGCTTCATGTGCTTTGGGTAACAAGTAAACCTGCAGCCTGAGCATCTCAAAATACCAAAGGAAGGGAACATGGTTGAAAACTGAAGGGCTCTTTCAGCCCAGGGAGAGCGGCAGCTAATTCTGACACCATCCTGCAACTTGTTTCTGCTTTATCAGACATGTCTGTGACCTGTGAAATGCTGAACAGGAAAATGGGAACCCGTTGGTGGATGTAGATATGAGAGGTGTACAGAAGAGTGTTTTAGCTGCATGCTGACAAGCCTATGCCTCCTGGCACCCTTAGcttgctgcagctttttttcttaattctcaGAATTCCTTAGCATATTTCTTCTGCCTGGATCTGACTCTCCTGTAGCCCTGTACTTAGGGTTGGGTTTGTGTCTTCCTGGGGAGTTTCCATTTTAGGCACTGAATTTCTAGTTTTACATCTAAAGAGAACTGATGTGCTCATCAGAGactttccccatccctgccacAAGTGTTTTGGGTAGCAATCTGGCAGGTACCCACGCTTCCCGGAAGCCCCCGTGGCAGCCCTTGGCTGATGGCAGCTAACCTGGACACTGAAAGTCCCACTGTTATGTGGAGGTGGCTGGTCCAGACAGGGGAACCACCTGGCTGAGAAGGCAGATCTGGTGTTACTCCTGCTGTTTACAGGTGAGTCTCACGGTCAGAGGGCTTTCATCTCCAAGTCTTTGCTCTAGCACTAATTTGCATAAATGGAGCAGAGAGGTCTAGGTGTGAGTTTTCATAGTCAGGAATCTTCTCAACTTGGTCCAAGTAGTCTCCAGGTGGCTGCAGTTAAAGAGAATAGGAGTGAGCCGGCTAGGCTGAAGGTACCTGCTTGTCTCTGCAACTGCCAAAGAACCTACCTTCCATCCTCccaaatgctttcttaaaaGGGCAGAATGATTCAATACCCTTCTCTCTGGTACAGCCTCTTTAGCAGCTTGATCTGAGAATCTGCTAGTGACTTGTGGTCACCATGACTGGGGAAAGAAATCCCTCTGTCCATCTTGTATTTCTAAAACAGGCTTCTCCCTGCATCCTCTTTCCCTTCAAGTGTTTGGAAGAGTCATGATCACCTTGGgttttttcaaagtaaatggTACATTCCTGATTTTCCCCTTATTTAGTTTCTACTGAAATACTGGCTGACAGAATTAAGGTAACTTAATGATGCTaagttcttttttctcccctaatATATTAATAATGCTTAAGTGAAAACTGTTTACAGCTAACTTCTTGCCAATACAGTTACAGCTGATGCTGCTTTAATGTTGCTGTAACAGTATCTTGGGTGAGCTGATGAACCTAGTAATGATGGTGTGAGAGTTACTTGACTGAGCTAAatattgcttttggaaatacaaaaataatcagtgctcctaaggaaaacaaacacccTGCCAAGCAGTAGTAAAACTCTAAACAAATGCACTCTGCCATAATGGGACACTTGTGCAGATAAACACAGCGGTCCTGATTTTCTAAATTGCTTGGAAAAGATGGCATGCTGGTTTAGACTGAGAATAAGCACGTGGGAATCTGCATGGGTTTATGCCTGACTGAACTTTGGAGGCTAACTGTGAGGATGAAGCCCCTAAACCCCCACTGGGGAAAGGTACCATGTtaccccccccatccctcacAGCTTTCTCTCCTACTTGTGGGGCTATTGAAGAGCCACGCAGGGCAAAACCTTTACAGACAATATATTGAGCACTTCAATTTCCAAGGCCTTTCAGAAGGCCTGTTTATTAGAGCAACTTTGATAGGGAATGAACTTGAAGCACGATAACTATTGCTCTTGCTTGCAGCCTCCTAAATACTACTTGCTGTTAGAGCCTGCACTTGTCCCATGGGGTTTTTCTTTGCACTTCAAATGGAATCATATATGTGGAATATTCTTGTATTCTTACAGATCTGGATTACAGCACACTCACTGAATTTGGGACTGCTGAGTGATTATACTCCTGAAAACTTCTACCTTCCCACTTATTATGCAGCAGAGATTATACATACAGTCCCTGCAAAGTAGGTCAATTTTAATAACTCCTTCTGCTTTGTGTTCGCTCAGCATATTCTATAGGCCAGCCCATTTTGCTCCATTCAACTAGTAACATTCACTAGAGCTATTTTAAGGGAAGTAACAGCCTCTGCTGTAGTTTTTCATACCATCATTGCTATGTTTTGTTTCACAGCAATCTGTCTTGCCTCTGGCTCACCTCCACTGAAGCAGGTCTTCAGCCTTAGCCCAAAAGTAACGAACAGAGCTTAGCAGTCGGACAGTATTTTCTACGGAGAAATTAATGTTTGCTTATTGCCTTAGATGAAGTGTATGTACACGCAGCTGAAGTTAGAGTAGTCAGAGTGGGATACTGTTGGTTACATGTGGGTTTTAAATAACAACACTGACAGCAGATGCTGCTCCCCTGAATGAAGATACCTCAACCTAACTCCAGAGAGTAGCTGTCAGGACAAACAAACTTCAGATATCCACTCCCTCCTTACCTTCCTACGACTctcccagcactgcaggcaagggcagcactgcctgcagcacctTCTGCATGCTCAGGAAAGGAGTTCTCAGCACTGAACCTGCCCTGTCTCCTACACACATCTGCATCTCACCATACATCATCTCTGCAGTACTTGCATCAAGTCCTGAGTTCATAAAACTtgaaggggcaggggggaaagCAAGCCTGGAGGTTATGCTGTGCTGTTCCTTATTCCCCTCTGCATGTGAAACCTGGTCCAGGAGAACTGTGTCCCTGCTGTGCCACTCATTACTCCCTTCTTCCCATCCCCTCAGGTAGAAGTTACCTTGGGCGTTTCTGGCAAATGCATGCATCTTACAGCACTGAAGCCAtttataaatagatttttatttataaagtcaatttacataaaatatgatactcttttaaaaactgcataTGTACAACTTAAGAAATCCTAGCAAGTGCATACAAAAATCCCttcaatacatattttttttaaaaaaaacttcagttttcagagAAGTGGACCTTCACACCAAGCAAACTCAGACACGATGTCAAGACACAATGTAACTTTACAGTCTTATACTGAAGtgtttggagagaaaaaaaaccccacctttttatttaaaccGTGTACGTTCCCAAAACATTCTAGCTGGCAGTGTTCAAGAACAAGGGAATAGGACTTGCTAAAAATAGAACCATATCCTCACCCCTTTTTTCTAAGGTTTCTTGTACAAAAATAAGTCTTCATACACCAATATTCCCATAGGCAGTTCAAGTTACATATAAAATAGAATCTGACATAATAAAAAATTCCCTCCCCCTCCAGAAACAAGGAAGCATCaagtggttttaatttttctccccccccccccccccccccccctccaaagcAACACCAGAAAGCAGCCGTGAGGGGAAGCGGGGTCGCTCGGGTCTCCTCTCTGCCGGGGAGCTCCCGGCGGGCAGGTGGAGCCGCTGCCCCGGAGCAGGTAGCAGAGCCCCGCCAGTCATTTACACCATTGCACTTTCCACAGCCTGAAGACGACGGGTGAACCCGGCGAGGAAAGCAGCCAGAGGGGTCCCgccggggtgtgtgtgtggggggagtattttggtttgggggaggggggtgctggctgctgcGGAGAGCGAGGGCGCTGAGGTACTGCAGGCTGAGGGCGGCTGCGGAGAGATTTGCAAAAAGCCCCGATGGGTACGTGCCCCGCTCCCCCGAGCGCcgggggatgggggagaagcGGCACCCTCCTCCCCTCCGGCTCCCCCCTCACCTCCCCGCCGGGTCAATAGCTCCCGAGCCAGCTGGTGAAGTCCAGCAGCTCCCGCTCCTCGGGGCTGAGCGCCGCGTCGTAGCCGCTCTCCTCGGAGGAGCAAGGCGAGCCGGGCACAGAGGAGGCGAAGGAGGGCGAAGCGGAGGAGTAGCCGCCGCCTCCCTCCCCGAcggccgcccgcccgcggcTATCggggaaggcggcggcggcgtcGTGCTCGTCGAGGAGCCGCTGCAAGGCGCGGATGTACTCGACGGCGGAGCGGAGAGTCTCCACCTTGCTCATCTTCTTGCTGGCGGCGCCGTGGGGGACGTGCTGGCGGAGGGCGGCGAAGCCCAGGTTGACCAGCCGCACGCGGTTGCGCTCCCGCTCGTTACGACGGGCCACGGCGGCCGCCGTCGCCGCTCCGGTGCCCGGCAGGGCGGCGAAGGCCAGGCGGCGCTTGCAGCGCAGCAGCTCGGGGGAGGCGGGCCgccggcggccgcgggggccggcggggggcAGCGACGGCAGGGCCCCGCCGTTCATCgccgggcggccgcggcggctGGCGGAAAGCGCGCGAAAAAgaatgttaaaatttaaaaaaatatttctgaaaaactatatttaaaaatgggggCAAGGGGGTgggcagcgcgggggggggggggtggtggtgttaaTCCCCACCCCCGTCCtctcccgccgccgctccgcgcctctgcggcggccgccgccgcctgaCGGCCCTTATCAacgcgccgccgccgctcgcGAGCCCCCGCTGGCCGCACGCGCCGCGCATGCCGCGCCAcgcgcgcccgccgccgccgcgcccccccgcccgccctccTCCGCgcgcgcccccgcccccgcgcgCGCCCGGCGCGTGGCGCCGCCAGCCccggcaccccccccccgccccttcccctgcccctccgcggccgccccgcccgCGGGCAGGGGGGTGCGTTCCCCTCCCTCGTTCTGCAACTTC includes:
- the ASCL2 gene encoding achaete-scute homolog 2; translation: MNGGALPSLPPAGPRGRRRPASPELLRCKRRLAFAALPGTGAATAAAVARRNERERNRVRLVNLGFAALRQHVPHGAASKKMSKVETLRSAVEYIRALQRLLDEHDAAAAFPDSRGRAAVGEGGGGYSSASPSFASSVPGSPCSSEESGYDAALSPEERELLDFTSWLGSY